A genomic window from Tolypothrix sp. PCC 7910 includes:
- the groL gene encoding chaperonin GroEL (60 kDa chaperone family; promotes refolding of misfolded polypeptides especially under stressful conditions; forms two stacked rings of heptamers to form a barrel-shaped 14mer; ends can be capped by GroES; misfolded proteins enter the barrel where they are refolded when GroES binds) — MAKIIAFDEESRRALERGVNALADAVKITLGPKGRNVLLEKKFGAPQIVNDGITVAKEIELEDPLENTGARLIQEVASKTKDVAGDGTTTATVLAQALIREGLKNVAAGSNPITLKRGMDKTVEALVAEIAKIAKPVEGSAIAQVATVSAGNDEEVGSMLAEAMDKVTKDGVITVEESKSLTTELEVVEGMQIDRGYISPYFITNNERQTVEFENARILITDKKINSIQDLVPVLEKVARLGQSLLIIAEDVEGDALATLVVNKARGVLSVAAIKAPGFGDRRKALLQDIAILTDGQMISEEIGLSLDTASIEALGTARKISIDKENTTIVAGSTTKPEIQKRIGQIRKQLEETDSEYDKEKLQERIAKLAGGVAVIKVGAATETELKDRKLRIEDALNATKAAVEEGIVPGGGTTLIHLATKVEAIKNSLEDNEEKIGADIIGRALEAPLRQIADNAGVEGSVIVSRVKETDINIGYNAATGEFEDLIAAGIIDPAKVVRSALQNAVSIAGLVLTTEALVVEKPEKKAAAPADGGMGGMGGMGGMGGMGGMGMF, encoded by the coding sequence ATGGCGAAGATTATTGCATTTGATGAGGAATCGCGGCGAGCCCTAGAACGGGGTGTGAACGCTCTTGCTGATGCTGTAAAAATCACCCTAGGGCCAAAAGGCCGTAACGTTCTTTTAGAAAAAAAATTTGGTGCACCCCAAATTGTCAATGATGGTATCACTGTTGCCAAAGAAATTGAATTAGAAGACCCATTAGAAAACACAGGTGCAAGACTCATCCAAGAAGTAGCATCTAAAACAAAAGATGTTGCTGGTGATGGTACCACTACGGCCACAGTTTTAGCACAAGCTTTGATCCGCGAAGGTTTAAAGAACGTTGCTGCTGGTAGCAACCCCATCACTCTAAAGCGGGGGATGGACAAGACTGTAGAAGCTTTAGTCGCAGAAATCGCCAAAATAGCCAAGCCCGTAGAAGGAAGTGCGATCGCTCAAGTTGCGACTGTTTCAGCAGGTAATGATGAAGAAGTCGGTAGTATGCTGGCTGAAGCAATGGATAAGGTCACCAAAGATGGTGTAATTACTGTTGAAGAATCCAAGTCCCTGACAACTGAACTAGAAGTAGTAGAGGGGATGCAAATTGACCGGGGTTACATTTCTCCTTACTTTATCACCAACAACGAGCGGCAGACAGTAGAATTTGAAAACGCTCGGATTCTGATTACTGATAAGAAAATTAACAGCATTCAGGATTTAGTACCTGTACTCGAAAAAGTTGCGCGTTTAGGTCAATCTTTGCTGATTATTGCAGAAGATGTCGAAGGTGATGCTTTGGCAACTTTGGTTGTAAATAAAGCACGGGGTGTACTTTCCGTTGCTGCAATCAAAGCCCCTGGATTTGGCGATCGCCGCAAAGCTTTGTTACAAGATATTGCGATTCTCACCGATGGGCAAATGATTTCGGAAGAAATCGGCTTGAGCTTGGATACTGCTTCTATCGAAGCCCTAGGAACCGCCCGCAAAATTTCCATTGACAAAGAAAACACCACAATTGTCGCTGGTAGTACCACCAAACCAGAAATTCAAAAGCGGATTGGCCAAATCCGCAAACAATTGGAAGAAACAGATTCCGAATACGACAAAGAAAAACTGCAAGAACGCATTGCCAAGCTAGCTGGTGGTGTGGCAGTAATCAAAGTTGGTGCAGCTACCGAAACCGAACTTAAAGACCGTAAATTACGGATTGAAGATGCTCTCAACGCTACTAAAGCGGCTGTAGAAGAAGGTATTGTGCCTGGTGGTGGTACAACCCTAATTCACCTGGCTACCAAAGTTGAAGCAATCAAAAACAGCCTCGAAGATAACGAAGAAAAAATTGGGGCTGACATCATTGGACGCGCACTAGAAGCACCATTGCGTCAAATCGCTGATAACGCTGGTGTTGAAGGTTCGGTTATCGTTTCCAGAGTCAAGGAAACTGATATCAATATTGGCTACAATGCCGCTACTGGCGAATTTGAAGACTTAATCGCGGCTGGTATTATCGACCCCGCCAAAGTCGTGCGTTCAGCTTTACAAAATGCTGTTTCCATTGCTGGTTTAGTATTAACCACCGAAGCCCTCGTTGTTGAAAAGCCTGAAAAGAAAGCTGCTGCTCCCGCTGATGGCGGCATGGGCGGTATGGGCGGTATGGGTGGTATGGGTGGTATGGGCGGCATGGGTATGTTCTAG
- a CDS encoding M4 family metallopeptidase — MHRQNKRAAKSQVCHANNQFCPICFVVPPHMLKEIAKRGDTQQSDWAFQSLTRSARIRGQRDVLSLIPSAKSTGEKRRTIYDAKNGIELPGKLVRSEGNPPTQDPAVNEAYDAAGATFDFYKEIYKRNSIDDRGLRLDSTVHYSQNYDNAFWDGNQMVYGDGDGQIFTRFTKSIDVIAHELTHGITQYEAALIYQNQPGALNESMSDVFGSLVKQRVLNHTADQADWIIGSGLFMPGVKGVGIRSMKAPGTAYDDPVLGKDPQPAHLKDLYKGTEDNGGVHINSGIPNHAFYLAAVEIGGYAWEKAGKIWYITLRDRLRPRSNFAKAAHHTISVSGELYGHGSKEQNAVRNAWKQVGVEPALFGL, encoded by the coding sequence ATGCATCGTCAAAATAAAAGAGCGGCTAAATCTCAGGTTTGTCACGCCAATAACCAATTTTGTCCGATTTGCTTTGTTGTCCCACCACATATGTTGAAGGAGATAGCCAAACGTGGTGATACTCAACAGAGTGACTGGGCGTTTCAAAGCTTAACCCGTTCCGCCCGGATTCGCGGACAACGTGATGTCTTAAGCCTAATTCCTTCTGCCAAATCAACTGGAGAGAAGCGTCGCACGATTTATGATGCCAAGAATGGTATAGAGCTGCCTGGCAAACTAGTACGTAGTGAGGGCAATCCTCCTACTCAAGACCCAGCGGTAAATGAAGCTTACGATGCTGCTGGTGCGACCTTTGATTTTTACAAAGAAATCTACAAGCGAAATTCTATTGACGATCGCGGTTTGCGTTTAGACTCTACAGTTCATTACAGCCAAAATTATGACAACGCCTTTTGGGATGGCAACCAAATGGTTTATGGTGATGGTGATGGGCAGATTTTTACTCGCTTCACCAAATCAATTGATGTCATCGCCCATGAGCTCACCCACGGTATCACCCAATACGAAGCTGCTTTAATCTACCAAAATCAACCAGGGGCATTAAATGAGTCAATGTCTGATGTCTTCGGTTCTTTGGTCAAACAACGGGTACTCAACCACACAGCAGATCAAGCCGATTGGATCATTGGATCTGGTTTATTTATGCCTGGGGTGAAAGGAGTAGGTATTCGCTCTATGAAAGCACCGGGAACGGCTTACGACGATCCTGTGTTGGGTAAAGACCCCCAACCCGCCCATCTCAAAGATTTATATAAAGGAACCGAAGATAACGGGGGTGTACATATTAACTCTGGTATTCCTAACCATGCTTTTTATTTAGCCGCAGTAGAAATCGGTGGTTACGCTTGGGAAAAAGCTGGAAAAATTTGGTACATCACCTTAAGAGATAGATTACGTCCCCGTTCAAATTTCGCTAAAGCCGCACACCATACAATCTCTGTATCTGGCGAATTATATGGTCATGGAAGTAAAGAACAAAATGCTGTTCGTAATGCTTGGAAACAAGTAGGCGTAGAACCAGCACTGTTTGGATTATAA
- the aroB gene encoding 3-dehydroquinate synthase produces the protein MEALISCNLQQSYEIAIAPGSLDQLGEKMTSLQLGKKVLVVSNPTIFKHYGDRAINSLKTAGFEVYSCILPAGERFKNLNSIQKIYDAALENRLERSATIVALGGGVIGDMAGFAAATWLRGISVVQVPTTLLAMVDSAIGGKTGVNHPQGKNLIGAFHQPRLVLIDPEVLKTLPVREFRAGMAEVIKYGVIWDAELFAQMEASKHLNQLRYIKPELIETILIKSCQAKADVVSKDEKEAGLRAILNYGHTIGHAVESLTGYRLVNHGEAVGIGMVAAGQIAVELGMWIKEETERQNALIQKAGLPTQLPSGVDIAAIIDALQLDKKVKAGKVRFVLPTQMGVVTVTDEVPADTIRQVLQAM, from the coding sequence ATGGAAGCATTGATATCATGTAATCTCCAGCAATCCTATGAGATTGCGATCGCACCTGGTAGTTTGGATCAACTGGGTGAGAAAATGACTAGTTTGCAGCTAGGTAAAAAGGTACTAGTCGTTTCTAATCCAACAATTTTTAAGCATTACGGTGACAGAGCTATCAATTCGTTAAAAACAGCAGGATTTGAAGTTTATAGCTGTATTTTGCCAGCAGGGGAACGCTTCAAAAACCTGAACTCTATTCAAAAAATTTACGATGCAGCCTTAGAAAATCGCCTCGAACGTTCCGCTACTATTGTGGCTTTGGGTGGTGGTGTGATTGGCGATATGGCTGGTTTTGCTGCTGCTACTTGGTTACGTGGGATTAGTGTGGTGCAAGTGCCTACCACATTGTTAGCAATGGTAGATTCCGCAATTGGGGGCAAAACAGGCGTGAATCATCCCCAAGGTAAAAACCTGATTGGGGCGTTCCATCAGCCACGTTTAGTTTTAATTGATCCAGAAGTTTTGAAAACCCTTCCCGTGCGCGAGTTTCGGGCAGGAATGGCAGAAGTCATCAAGTATGGTGTAATTTGGGACGCGGAATTGTTTGCCCAAATGGAAGCGAGTAAACACCTGAATCAACTCCGCTACATTAAACCGGAATTGATAGAAACCATATTAATTAAATCTTGTCAAGCTAAAGCCGATGTCGTCAGCAAAGATGAGAAAGAAGCCGGATTAAGAGCGATTCTTAACTATGGTCATACCATCGGTCATGCAGTAGAAAGCTTGACTGGTTATCGCTTAGTCAATCACGGAGAAGCTGTGGGTATTGGTATGGTAGCAGCTGGACAAATTGCTGTAGAACTAGGAATGTGGATAAAAGAAGAGACAGAACGTCAAAACGCCTTAATTCAAAAAGCAGGGTTACCGACGCAGTTACCATCCGGAGTAGATATTGCAGCCATTATTGACGCATTGCAACTGGATAAAAAAGTTAAGGCTGGGAAAGTCAGATTTGTTTTACCAACACAGATGGGTGTAGTGACAGTTACCGACGAAGTACCAGCAGATACTATTCGCCAAGTTTTACAAGCGATGTAA
- a CDS encoding Uma2 family endonuclease, with the protein MILQAHNQLTLQEFLNLSPGEGDVTYELVDGQAIPKMSPKKFHSKLTRAFLNLIEELSQGKGEVCPELAIALTRHGKDWVPTPDLLYISNERLPADWEEEGTCSVPPDLVIEIISPGQTFGQMIAKAQDYLDANVLRVSVVDSKARSMTVFYSDAPPKTFMGDEVLTDSLFEGWEFTVEQVFQMAKIPLNS; encoded by the coding sequence ATGATACTCCAAGCCCACAATCAATTGACCTTGCAAGAGTTTCTCAACCTGTCTCCAGGTGAGGGAGATGTCACCTACGAACTTGTTGATGGTCAAGCAATCCCTAAGATGTCACCAAAAAAATTTCACTCTAAGCTAACTCGTGCCTTTCTCAATTTAATTGAGGAATTATCCCAAGGCAAAGGAGAAGTGTGTCCAGAATTAGCTATAGCATTAACCCGTCACGGTAAAGATTGGGTACCTACACCGGATCTTTTGTATATCTCTAATGAACGTTTACCTGCAGATTGGGAAGAAGAAGGAACTTGTTCTGTTCCTCCAGATTTAGTAATTGAGATTATCTCTCCAGGGCAAACCTTTGGACAAATGATAGCTAAAGCTCAAGATTATTTAGATGCTAATGTGTTGCGAGTATCGGTAGTAGATAGTAAAGCCAGAAGCATGACTGTTTTTTACTCGGATGCACCACCAAAAACTTTTATGGGAGATGAAGTACTCACAGATTCCTTATTTGAAGGATGGGAATTTACCGTTGAGCAAGTATTTCAAATGGCAAAAATTCCCTTGAATAGTTAA
- a CDS encoding MraY family glycosyltransferase — translation MNLYNSLKYLGIAEPSGTGWLAVMFTFILAWLVTWRLIPTVRKFALRVGWADQPNARRLNREPLPNAGGLAIYTGVIAALVLATLLRPIELQGVLAQVLTILLGGTILVLVGFIDDQFGLPPSVRMFTQILTALLLVANGIRIEVTFGTPIDYLLSLSLTVFWVVGITNAINLMDGMDGLAGGVSFITAMSLLAVSAQISQKAAATLVLAALGGAALGFLRHNFHPSRIIMGDAGAYFFGYVLAATSILGKLQVTTVFALVPTVLFLLLPVLDTTQVIVRRLMAGKNPMSTPGKDHLHHRLLAWGFSQRRAAFTLWSISLVFNLLAMRMQHLSLVQMLATTLSVILLIGFTIWGRMKRVEAIL, via the coding sequence ATGAATCTATATAACTCCCTGAAATACCTTGGTATTGCCGAACCAAGCGGCACCGGCTGGTTGGCTGTAATGTTTACGTTTATTTTGGCTTGGTTAGTAACCTGGCGTTTAATACCGACAGTACGTAAATTTGCCTTGCGGGTGGGTTGGGCTGACCAACCAAACGCACGGCGACTAAACCGAGAACCTTTGCCAAATGCAGGGGGATTAGCTATCTATACGGGCGTAATTGCTGCACTGGTATTAGCTACCCTTTTACGACCCATTGAATTGCAAGGTGTATTAGCTCAGGTTTTAACTATTCTTTTGGGAGGAACAATATTAGTTCTGGTTGGCTTTATTGATGACCAATTTGGCTTACCTCCCTCTGTGCGGATGTTTACTCAAATTCTCACAGCGCTGTTACTAGTTGCTAACGGCATTAGAATCGAAGTTACTTTTGGCACACCAATTGATTATCTACTTTCATTATCGCTGACAGTATTTTGGGTAGTAGGTATTACCAATGCTATCAATTTGATGGATGGTATGGATGGTTTAGCTGGAGGGGTGAGTTTTATCACTGCGATGAGCCTATTGGCGGTTTCTGCCCAAATTTCCCAAAAAGCAGCAGCAACTTTAGTCCTAGCAGCATTGGGAGGCGCAGCGTTGGGCTTTTTGCGCCATAACTTCCACCCTTCGAGAATTATTATGGGTGATGCTGGAGCTTACTTTTTTGGCTATGTGCTGGCGGCGACTAGTATTTTAGGAAAATTGCAAGTCACTACCGTATTTGCACTTGTGCCTACAGTATTATTTTTGCTATTGCCAGTACTGGATACAACACAAGTAATTGTGCGAAGGCTGATGGCGGGTAAAAACCCCATGAGTACACCAGGAAAAGACCATCTCCACCACCGCTTGCTAGCTTGGGGATTCTCTCAACGCCGTGCTGCGTTTACCCTGTGGTCGATTAGCTTAGTTTTTAATTTGTTGGCGATGAGAATGCAGCATTTGTCCTTGGTGCAAATGCTAGCTACAACCTTGAGTGTCATCCTCTTAATTGGCTTTACTATCTGGGGACGAATGAAGAGGGTGGAAGCGATTTTATGA
- the fabG gene encoding 3-oxoacyl-[acyl-carrier-protein] reductase, with amino-acid sequence MELLPENLQKLRGQVAIVTGASRGIGRAIALELASYGANVVVNYASSSGAADSLVAEITAAGGEALALQADVSKLDQVEALFNTVLEKFKRIDILVNNAGITRDTLLLRMKPEDWQAVIDLNLTGVFLCTRAASKVMLKQRSGRIINIASVAGQMGNPGQANYSAAKAGVIGFTKTVAKELASRGITVNAVAPGFITTDMTSNLSNTEEILKFIPLGRYGQPEEIAGMVRFLAADPAAAYITGQVFNVDGGMVMA; translated from the coding sequence ATGGAACTTTTGCCAGAGAACTTACAAAAATTACGTGGACAAGTTGCGATTGTTACAGGTGCATCACGAGGAATAGGAAGAGCGATCGCACTAGAATTAGCTAGCTACGGAGCCAATGTAGTTGTTAATTATGCCAGTTCTAGTGGCGCTGCTGACAGCTTAGTTGCGGAAATTACCGCAGCAGGTGGCGAAGCTTTAGCGCTGCAAGCTGATGTTTCTAAACTTGACCAAGTAGAAGCGCTGTTTAACACCGTTCTTGAAAAATTTAAGCGGATTGATATTCTGGTCAACAACGCAGGTATTACTCGCGACACCTTACTTTTGCGGATGAAGCCTGAAGATTGGCAAGCGGTGATTGACCTCAATCTTACTGGTGTTTTCTTATGCACACGCGCTGCTAGTAAAGTTATGCTCAAGCAACGTTCTGGACGCATTATTAATATTGCCTCCGTTGCTGGGCAAATGGGTAACCCTGGTCAAGCAAATTACAGCGCCGCTAAAGCTGGTGTGATTGGCTTTACCAAAACTGTGGCTAAAGAACTGGCTTCTCGCGGGATCACCGTTAACGCCGTCGCCCCTGGTTTTATTACCACCGACATGACCAGCAATCTCAGCAATACTGAAGAAATTCTCAAATTCATTCCTCTCGGTCGCTACGGTCAACCAGAAGAAATTGCTGGGATGGTGCGCTTCCTAGCTGCAGATCCCGCCGCCGCCTACATCACTGGCCAAGTGTTCAATGTCGATGGCGGCATGGTAATGGCTTAA